The genomic window CCACCCTTTCGTACCCCCCCTAGACTGAACCTCCAGCACAGGTGGCTACACGCTCGAAAGGCGCCCCCGTGTCCATCGGCAACTCCCCTGACGGCAACTTCCCCGAAGACGAGCGTCCGTTCGAAGACGACCGTGACGAACGCTCGGCGGAACGCCCCTCGATCGGCCGTGCCCTCCAGCAGGCACGTATCGCGGCCGGGCTGACCGTCGACGACGTCAGCAACGCCACCCGGGTCCGCATCGCCATCGTGCACGCGATCGAGCAGGACGACTTCGCCCCCTGTGGTGGCGACGTCTACGCGCGCGGTCACCTCCGCACCCTCGCGCGCGCGGTGCGCATCGATCCCGTTCCGCTGCTCGCGCAGTTCGACGAGGCGCACGGCGGGAGGCCCGCGCCGACCCCGGCGGCCCCGCTGTTCGAGGCGGAGCGCATCCGGCCCGAGCGGCGCGGCCCCAACTGGACCGCCGCCATGGTCGCCGCGATCGTCGCGGTGATCGGCTTCGTCGGCTTCACCGCGTTCAACGGCGGCGACGACGGCGACAGTACGCAGGTCGCCGAGGGCTCCACACCGACCACCAGCAAGCCCGCCTCGCCCACGCCCAAGGCCGACAAGCCCGACGCCGACCCGAAGCCCGACCCGACCGACAGCGCCATCGCGGCCGCGCCCCGCGACAAGGTGACCGTCCAGGTCAGCGCCGCCGACGGCCGCAGTTGGATCTCAGCCAAGGACCACAACGGCCAGCTCCTGTGGGACGGCCTCCTCAAGCAGGGCGAGACCAAGACCTTCCAGGACAGCTCCAAGATCGATCTCGTCCTCGGCGACGCCGGGGCCATCCAGCTCTACGTCAACGGCAAGAAGATCAAGGACGACTTCCAGCCCGGCCAGGTCGAACGCCTGACGTACACGAAGGGCGACCCCGAGGTCGGATAGGCGGACCTCGCCGGGGTACGCACAGGCACCGCAAAGGGAAACGAACGCACGGGGTTGGCCAAGATCGGCCAACCCCGTCGACGTGGGCTGTCTGTGGGACGAAGTAGTCTTGAGCCCATGCCTGAACGCCGTACCGTCGCACTCGTCACTCTTGGCTGCGCCCGTAACGAGGTGGACTCGGAGGAGCTCGCAGGCCGCTTGGAGGCGGACGGCTGGGAGCTCGTCGAGGACGCCGAGGAAGCGGACGTCGCGGTCGTCAACACCTGTGGCTTCGTCGAAGCCGCCAAGAAGGACTCCGTCGACGCGCTCCTGGAGGCCAACGACCTCAAGGGACATGGCAGAACCCAGGCCGTCGTTGCGGTCGGCTGCATGGCCGAGCGGTACGGCAAGGAGCTCGCCGAGGCGCTGCCCGAGGCCGACGGCGTGCTCGGCTTCGACGACTACGCGGACATCTCCGACCGCCTCCAGACCATCCTGAACGGCGGCATCCACGCCTCGCACACCCCGCGCGACCGGCGCAAGCTGCTGCCGATCAGCCCGGCCGAGCGCCAGGAGTCCGCGGCCGAGGTCGCGCTTCCGGGGCACGCCCCCGTCGATCTCCCGGAAGGCCTCGCTCCGGCTTCCGGGCCGCGCTCACCGCTGCGCCGCCGTCTGGACGGCTCGCCTGTCGCCTCCGTGAAGCTCGCCTCCGGCTGCGACCGCCGCTGCTCCTTCTGCGCCATCCCCTCCTTCCGCGGCTCCTTCATCTCGCGCCGTCCCTCGGACGTGCTGAACGAGACGCGCTGGCTGGCCGAGCAGGGCGTCAAGGAGGTCATGCTGGTCTCCGAGAACAACACCTCGTACGGCAAGGACCTGGGCGACATCCGGCTGCTGGAGTCCCTGCTGCCCGAGCTCGCCGAGGTCGACGGCATCGAGCGGGTGCGTGTGAGCTATCTCCAGCCCGCCGAGATGCGGCCGGGCCTCATCGACGTGCTCACTTCCACACCCAAGGTCGTGCCCTACTTCGACCTGTCCTTCCAGCACTCCGCCCCCGCCGTGCTGCGCTCGATGCGCCGCTTCGGCGACACCGACCGCTTCCTGGAACTGCTCGACACCATCCGTGGCAAGGCCCCCGAGGCCGGGGTGCGGTCCAACTTCATCGTGGGCTTCCCCGGCGAGACCGAGGACGACCTCGCGGAGCTGGAGCGGTTCCTGAACGGCGCGAGACTGGACGCCATCGGTGTCTTCGGGTACTCCGACGAGGAGGGCACCGAAGCGGCGACGTACGAGAACAAGCTGGACGAGGACGTGGTCGCCGAGCGCCTCGCGCGCATCTCGCGGCTGGCGGAGGAGCTGGTCTCGCAGCGCGCCGAGGAGCGTGTCGGACAGACCGTGCGCGTGCTGGTCGAGTCGGTCGACGGGGACGAGGGCGCCTACGGCCGGGCCGCGCACCAGGCGCCCGAGACGGACGGTCAGGTGCTGTTCACGAGCGGCGAGGGTTTGAGCGTCGGCCTTATGGTCGAGGCGAAGGTGGTCGGCACCGAAGGCGTCGACCTGGTGGCCGAGGTGCTTCCGGGCTCGCTCGGTTCCCTCGTGTGTACTGAGGAGGCGGCCAGATGACGGGAGTCCCGGCATCCGCGGCGGGCGGCACCTCCGGCGCCAAGGGCGCTACCAGCGCCTCCGGCGTTCCCAGCGCCCCGAGCGCTCCCGGAGGCCCGAAGTCCGTGCGGGGCGGGAAGCTGGGCGCTGCCGCCGTCAACCAGGCCAGCCTCTGGAACATCGCGAACATCCTCACCATGGTCCGCCTGGTGCTCGTGCCGGGCTTCGTCGTGCTGATGCTCATGGACGGCGGGTACGACCCGGTCTGGCGGGCCTGGGCATGGGCCGCCTTCGCCGTCGCCATGATCACCGATGTCTTCGACGGCCACCTGGCCCGGACGTACGACCTCGTCACCGACTTCGGGAAGATCGCCGACCCCATAGCCGACAAGGCGATCATGGGTGCCGCGTTGATCTGTCTGTCGTCCCTCGGTGATCTGCCCTGGTGGGTGACGGGGGTCATCCTCGGCCGGGAACTCGGGATCACCCTTCTGCGTTTCATCGTCATCCGGTACGGAGTCATCCCGGCCAGCCGCGGCGGCAAGCTGAAGACCCTCACGCAGGGCGTGGCCGTCGGGATGTACGTCCTGGTGCTGGAGGGGCCCCTGGCCACCCTGAGGTGGTGGGTGATGGCCGGGGCGGTCGTCCTGACCGTCGTCACCGGACTCGACTATGTGAGACAGGCCATTGTGCTGCGCCGGCAGGGAATCGCCGAGCGCGAGGCCGCGGCGGAGGAGGCGGAACGTTGACTTCCACGACCGCCGACGTGCTGCGACTACTGACGGTGAGGGGCGAGACGCTCGCTGTCGCCGAGTCGCTGACCGGTGGTCTGGTCGCGGCCGCGATCACCGCGGTCCCGGGGTCCTCCAAGGTCTTCCGGGGCTCGGTCACCGCGTACGCCACCGAGCTGAAGCACCAGCTGCTCGGTGTCGATGCCACCCTCCTGGACCAGCATGGAGCGGTGGATCCGCAGGTCGCGGCCCAGATGGCGGAGGGCGTACGCAAGGCGCTCGGCGCCGACTGGGGGATTTCGACCACCGGAGTCGCCGGCCCGGAACCACAGGACGGCCAGCCCGTCGGCACGGTCCATGTGGCCGTCGCCGGGCCCTCCGCGACGGTTTCCGGCGTATTCGGTGGCGGGAAAGTGTCGTCGTTGCGGTTGAACGGCGGCCGGACGGAAATCCGTATGGAGAGTGTACGGAGCGTACTCGCACTGCTCCTTCAGGAGCTTGCGGGCGAACAGACCGGGAATGAGCGGGCACAGGATACGGAACAGAACGGGGGGACTTGATGTTTGCAGCCCTGAGTGAACACAACAGCGCTCCCCGCACGGCCGCAGCGCAAGGCGGTACGGTGGGGCGTGAAGGATGCGGCTACGCGGTCCGAGGAGGGAGCCACCGATGATTCTGCTCCGTCGCCTGCTTGGTGACGTGCTGCGTCGGCAGCGCCAGCGCCAGGGCCGTACTCTGCGCGAAGTCTCCTCGTCCGCCCGAGTCTCACTCGGCTATCTCTCCGAGGTGGAGCGGGGGCAGAAGGAGGCTTCCTCCGAGCTGCTCTCCGCCATTTGCGACGCGCTGGACGTACGGATGTCCGAGCTCATGCGGGAAGTGAGCGACGAGCTCGCCCTTGCCGAGCTGGCCCAGTCCGCAGCGGCCACCGAGCCGGTGCCAGCACCAGTGCGTCGACCCATGCTCAACTCCGTCTCGGTGGCCGGTGTGCCACCGGAGCGGGTCACGATCAAGGCGCCCGCCGAAGCGGTGGATGTCGTCGCGGCGTGACGGCCGTGTGTGAGGTTCGGCGCGCGCCGATGAAGTAGCGAGACGAAGCGGGAGCCCCGGGCGGGCCTCCAGGGAGACCTGGGGGTGCCGGCCGGGGCTTTTGTGTTGTCCGGGGGCGGAGGCGCGTGCCGGCTCGGGGCGCTGGGGCTCCCGTTTGCCGGGGTGGTGGTGTGCGGTCATGGTGGAGGGGCGGGCTCGGGGGCGTGCGCGCGATTCGTTCGTACGGCTGCATGTAGTCAGATGATCGAACGGTCGTATCAAGAACCGGAGCGTGCTGATGTACGTGGTGAAGAGCCCGCTGTCCGAGGCCGATCTCAAGACCGTCTCCGAGGCGCTGCAAGGTGCGCTGGTCGATCTTGTCGATCTCTCCCTCCTGGCCAAGCAGATCCACTGGAATGTGGTCGGGCCGCGCTTCCGTTCCGTGCACCTTCAGCTGGACGAGGTCGTGGACACCGCCCGGCTGCACTCCGACACGGTCGCCGAACGCGCTTCCACCCTCGGTGTCTCACCGGACGGGCGGGCCGGGACGGTGGCCGCGAGCAGCGGTATCGGCAGGGTTCCCGACGGCTGGGTCAAGGACACGGACGCGGTGGGGACCCTGGTGGACGCGCTCCGCGCGGTGATCACCCGGATGCGGGCGCGGGTGGAGAGCACCGCCGAGGCGGATCCGGTGAGCCAGGACATCTTCATCGGGATCACGGCGGATCTTGAGAAGCACCACTGGATGTTCCAGGCGGAGAACGGGTAGTGCCGCGGCGGACGCGAGCGGTTGCCCGAAGGGTTGTCGGCTTCCCGTGACCGGTGGGGGCGGCGGGGGCGTGGGGAGGGCGGTGTGTGACCGCGGGGCGCATCGGGTGCCCTGCGGGTGCGGTCCTCGTGAGGGGGCCGTGCGTCCCTGTGCCGGTGGTGCGCCCTCTCCGGCCGTGACGAGAACCGTCTAGCGTCGTTCTGGGGGCCGGAGGCCTGGAGGTGGCGGCCATGCGAATAGTCCGCTGGGGGGTGGCTCTGGGATTCGGTGCGCTGTGGTGGTGGGGTGTGCTGCGACTCGCGCTGGTGCCGGATGCCGGCGCGGTGGAGGGGGCGGTCGCGGCCGGGGGGTGGGGGTTGAGTCTCCTGCCTGTGCACTGCGTGCCGAAGGGTCGGGCGGTCGGGCGGTCGGGGGGCGCGTCAGGGGGCGCGGGGGGTGGGCCGGTGCCGGGGAGCGCGGTCACCAGGGCATGGCCACCCCGCCGTTCGGGCGGAGGATCTGGCCCGTGGTGAACGCCGAGGCGTCGGAGGCGAGGTGCAGCACGGCGTGCGCGATGTCGTCGGGCTCCCCGACCCGGCCCAGCGGTGACAGCCGGGCCATGAAGGACTCCGTCCGCGCCTGTGCCTCGCTGTCGTGGCGATCGGTCATGGGCGTACGGATCCAGCCCGGCGCGACCGCGTTGACGCGGATGCCGTGCCGGCCGACCTCCGTCGCCAGGGTCTTCGTCAGCTGGACCACTGCGGCCTTGGTCACGCCGTAGCAGAGCAACCCCGGACCGCCGGTGTCGACGGCGCCGGAGGCCATGGTGACAATGCTGCCCCGCGTCCCGTCGGCGATCATCCGGTGGGCCGCTTCCCGGCAGGCGTGGAGCACGCCTTTGAAGTTGACGTTCCACAGTCGGTCGAGGTCCTCGTCCAGGGTCTCCAGCACCGGGCTGCTGTGCATGATGCCGGCGATCGCCGCCATCACATGGAGCTGTTCGCAGGCGGCCACCGCTTGCGCGAGCTGGGTGCGGTCGGTGACGTCGAGGTGGTGGGTGTGTGCGGTGCCGCTTCTGGCCTTGATCAAGGTCGCCGTCTCGTGCAGGCCCTGTGCGTCGCGGTCCGCGCAGTGCACGGTGGCGCCCGCCTCGGCGAGCAGCGCGGCCGACGCGCGGCCGATACCGCTGCCGGCGCCGGTGACGAACGCGGTGCGGCCGGTGAGGTCGTACGCCGGGATGGGCATGAGGCGACGGTACGAGCGTTTCTGACGGTCCGTCAATTGGGTGTGCGGCGTTGAGAGCGGGGGTTCGGGCGTGCCGCCCGGGGTGTGCCCGGTAGTGGGGCGGGGCCTGTTTGGCAGGTGGGGCACCAGTAGGTGGGGCGTTCGCGGGAGCCGTCGCCCTGGTCGGCCGCGCGGATGGAGGTGTGACAGCGCAGGCAGGGGCGGGGGGCTCGGCCGTACACGAAGAGGTCGTGGTGGCGGTGGCCCGTCGTACTGCGGATCGGGCGGTCGCGGTTGGCTTCGAGGAGCTTCTTCGCGAGGGTGGGCAGCCGGGCGGCCCTGTCCTCGGGGAGGGCGCCGACGGGGAGCCAGGGGGTGACCCGCAGCAGGAAGCAGAGCTCGCTCTTGTAGACATTGCCGATACCGGCGAGGTTGCGCTGGTCCAGGAGCGCCTCGCCGAGGGGGCGGGCGGGGTCGCTCAGGAGGTTGGCGAGGGCCTGGTCGGGGTCCCAGTCCGGGCCGA from Streptomyces sp. DSM 40750 includes these protein-coding regions:
- a CDS encoding helix-turn-helix domain-containing protein; amino-acid sequence: MSIGNSPDGNFPEDERPFEDDRDERSAERPSIGRALQQARIAAGLTVDDVSNATRVRIAIVHAIEQDDFAPCGGDVYARGHLRTLARAVRIDPVPLLAQFDEAHGGRPAPTPAAPLFEAERIRPERRGPNWTAAMVAAIVAVIGFVGFTAFNGGDDGDSTQVAEGSTPTTSKPASPTPKADKPDADPKPDPTDSAIAAAPRDKVTVQVSAADGRSWISAKDHNGQLLWDGLLKQGETKTFQDSSKIDLVLGDAGAIQLYVNGKKIKDDFQPGQVERLTYTKGDPEVG
- the pgsA gene encoding CDP-diacylglycerol--glycerol-3-phosphate 3-phosphatidyltransferase, which produces MTGVPASAAGGTSGAKGATSASGVPSAPSAPGGPKSVRGGKLGAAAVNQASLWNIANILTMVRLVLVPGFVVLMLMDGGYDPVWRAWAWAAFAVAMITDVFDGHLARTYDLVTDFGKIADPIADKAIMGAALICLSSLGDLPWWVTGVILGRELGITLLRFIVIRYGVIPASRGGKLKTLTQGVAVGMYVLVLEGPLATLRWWVMAGAVVLTVVTGLDYVRQAIVLRRQGIAEREAAAEEAER
- a CDS encoding Fpg/Nei family DNA glycosylase; its protein translation is MPEGDTVWQTARRLHTALAGKVLSRSDLRVPKYATADLTGRTVLDVTPRGKHLLTRIEGGLTLHSHLRMDGSWKVYRNGERWSGGPAHQIRAILGTADRTAVGYRLPVLELIRTTDEHRTVGHLGPDLLGPDWDPDQALANLLSDPARPLGEALLDQRNLAGIGNVYKSELCFLLRVTPWLPVGALPEDRAARLPTLAKKLLEANRDRPIRSTTGHRHHDLFVYGRAPRPCLRCHTSIRAADQGDGSRERPTYWCPTCQTGPAPLPGTPRAARPNPRSQRRTPN
- a CDS encoding SDR family NAD(P)-dependent oxidoreductase, whose protein sequence is MPIPAYDLTGRTAFVTGAGSGIGRASAALLAEAGATVHCADRDAQGLHETATLIKARSGTAHTHHLDVTDRTQLAQAVAACEQLHVMAAIAGIMHSSPVLETLDEDLDRLWNVNFKGVLHACREAAHRMIADGTRGSIVTMASGAVDTGGPGLLCYGVTKAAVVQLTKTLATEVGRHGIRVNAVAPGWIRTPMTDRHDSEAQARTESFMARLSPLGRVGEPDDIAHAVLHLASDASAFTTGQILRPNGGVAMPW
- the rimO gene encoding 30S ribosomal protein S12 methylthiotransferase RimO, giving the protein MPERRTVALVTLGCARNEVDSEELAGRLEADGWELVEDAEEADVAVVNTCGFVEAAKKDSVDALLEANDLKGHGRTQAVVAVGCMAERYGKELAEALPEADGVLGFDDYADISDRLQTILNGGIHASHTPRDRRKLLPISPAERQESAAEVALPGHAPVDLPEGLAPASGPRSPLRRRLDGSPVASVKLASGCDRRCSFCAIPSFRGSFISRRPSDVLNETRWLAEQGVKEVMLVSENNTSYGKDLGDIRLLESLLPELAEVDGIERVRVSYLQPAEMRPGLIDVLTSTPKVVPYFDLSFQHSAPAVLRSMRRFGDTDRFLELLDTIRGKAPEAGVRSNFIVGFPGETEDDLAELERFLNGARLDAIGVFGYSDEEGTEAATYENKLDEDVVAERLARISRLAEELVSQRAEERVGQTVRVLVESVDGDEGAYGRAAHQAPETDGQVLFTSGEGLSVGLMVEAKVVGTEGVDLVAEVLPGSLGSLVCTEEAAR
- a CDS encoding helix-turn-helix domain-containing protein encodes the protein MILLRRLLGDVLRRQRQRQGRTLREVSSSARVSLGYLSEVERGQKEASSELLSAICDALDVRMSELMREVSDELALAELAQSAAATEPVPAPVRRPMLNSVSVAGVPPERVTIKAPAEAVDVVAA
- a CDS encoding CinA family protein, which codes for MTSTTADVLRLLTVRGETLAVAESLTGGLVAAAITAVPGSSKVFRGSVTAYATELKHQLLGVDATLLDQHGAVDPQVAAQMAEGVRKALGADWGISTTGVAGPEPQDGQPVGTVHVAVAGPSATVSGVFGGGKVSSLRLNGGRTEIRMESVRSVLALLLQELAGEQTGNERAQDTEQNGGT
- a CDS encoding Dps family protein translates to MYVVKSPLSEADLKTVSEALQGALVDLVDLSLLAKQIHWNVVGPRFRSVHLQLDEVVDTARLHSDTVAERASTLGVSPDGRAGTVAASSGIGRVPDGWVKDTDAVGTLVDALRAVITRMRARVESTAEADPVSQDIFIGITADLEKHHWMFQAENG